GCGCGGCGGTGGCGGGCGGCGGTGGCGACCATCATGATCGGCTGGCCGACCTCGATCCGGCCGTGGCGATGCAGGATCATCCAGTCGACCAGCCGGAACCGCGCCGCGGCGGTCATGCCGTGATCGGTCATCGCCCGTTCGGTCATGCCGGGGTAATGCTCGATCTCCAGCGCGGCCATCCGGCCGGTATCGTCGCGCACCAGCCCGGTGAAGGTCACGACCGCCCCCGCGCCCGCGCCGAAGCCCGCCAGCTGATGGGCGGGGTCGAAGGGCAGGTCGGTCAGCCGCGCCGCCATCAGCCGCCCGTCATCGGCGGAAAGAACGCGACCTCGCGCGCATCGCCCAAGGGGGCGTCCAGATCCGCCAGGACCTGGTCCAGCGCGCAGCGCAGCGCGGCGATGTCGTCGAAGGCCGCCGCATGCCCGTCCGACCGGGCGGCCAGTTCCGCGATCAGCGCGCGTGGGGTGGCGGCGTCGCTGTCGACCGTCTCGCGCGGCAGGCCGATGCGTTCGCGCAGCCATGCGAAATAGAGGATCTCACGCGTCACGGCGGTTGTCCCTCAGATGCGGCATGGCCTTGACGAAGTAGTCCCAGCCCGTCCAGGCCGTCAGCACCGCCGCCGCCCAGATCAGCACCAGCCCCGCATAGGTGGCCCAGGCCGCCAGGCTGCCCGACCAGATCAGCCCGGCCTCGCCCACCCGGGGCGGGCGGCCATGTTCCACGAAGGCCAGGCCCGTGGACAGGAACAGCACCGATATCGCGACCATCTGCAGCGTGGTCTTCCACTTGGCCATCCGCGTGACCGCCAGCAGCCGCGCCTTGTCGCCCAGGAATTCGCGCAGGCCCGACACGAAGACCTCGCGGAACAGGATGACCGTGACGGGCAGGATCAGCCAGGGGTTCATCCCCGAATAGCCGGTGATGACGACCAGCGCGATGACCACCATCGCCTTGTCCGCGATCGGGTCCATCGCCGCGCCGAAGCGGCTTTCCTGTTTCCAGGCCCGCGCCAGATAGCCGTCGAACCAGTCGGTCACCGCCGCCAGCAGAAACAGCGTCAGCGCCGCCCAATCGGCCCAAGGCCGCTGGAAATAGAGAAACATCAGCGGGACCCCGGGGGCCGCCAGCAGACGCAGAAGGGTCAGGATATTGGGCAGGGTCCAGCGCATGGCCGCACGCTAGTGCCAAGCGCCGCGCTTGGAAAGAGGCAAGGCGCGGCCCGCCCCGTCCCTGCGGCGAAAACCCCCGCCCCTGCGGGCGGGGGAGCGCATCACATCGCCGCCAGCTGGGCCAGCGCGGCCTCCAGCCGGGCGATGTCGTCGTCCAGCGCCGCCAGCTTGGCCTGGGTCTCCTCGATGACCTCGGCTTCGGCATTCTCGACGAATTTGGGGTTGGAAAGGCGCTTGCGCAGCCCCTCGGCATCCTTGACGGTCTTGCCCCGCGCCTTCTCCAGGCGCGCGGTCTCGGCCGCCGCGTCGATCACGTCGCCGATGGGCAGGGCGAAGGACGCCCCCTGCACCGACACGGCGATCATCCCCTTGCCCGCCGTGCCGTCCGCGGGCGCGTTGACACGCGCCAGACGCTCGATCAGCGGGCCGTTGGCGGCCAGCGCCGCGCGGGCGGCAGCGTCCGCCTCGGTCACGATCAGGTCCAGCTTGGCCCCCGCCGGAACGCCCATCTGCGCGCGGGCCGAGCGCACCGCCTCGATCAGCGCGATGACCCAGTTCATCTGGCGGTCCGCATCGGCGTCGATCAGATCGGCGCCCAGTTCCGGCCAGTCGCCATGGACCAGCATGCGATCGCGGTCCGCGGTCAGGGACCACAGCTCCTCGGTCACGAAGGGCATGATCGGGTGCAGCATGGCAAAGCACTGGTCCAGCACCCAGCCCATCGTGGCCCGGGTCTCATCCGCATGTTCGCCGTCGAACAGGGGCTTTGCGAATTCCACATACCAGTCGCAGACCTTGCCCCAGACAAAGGCATAGAGCCCGCCCGCCGCGTCGTTGAACCGATACCCGGCCAGCGCCTCGTCAGTCGCCATCAGGATGCGTGCCGTCTCTCCGATGATCCAGCGGTTGACGGTATGGGCTGGCTGGGGCCGCGCGCCGCCGCCGCGCACGCCGTAAATCTCGGCAAAGCGGGTGGCGTTCCAGATCTTGGTGACGAAGTTGCGGTTCACCTCGACATGCTTCGGCCCCAGCTTGGGGTCGCGCCCCATCGCCGCCATGCTGGTCAGCGTGAATCGCAGCGCATCCGCGCCATAGGCGTCCACCAGCGTCAGCGGGTCGATGACATTGCCCTTGGACTTGGACATCTTGGCGCCCTTCTCGTCGCGCACCAGTCCGTGGACATAGACGGTCTTGAAGGGCACGTCGCCTACGACCTCCAGCTGCATCATCATCATTCGGGCCACCCAGAAGAAGATGATGTCGAAGCCCGTGACCAGCACGTCGGTCGGGAAATACTTCTTCAGTTCCTCGGTCGGCTCGGGCCAGCCGAGCGTTCCGATCGGCCACAGGCCCGAGCTGAACCAGGTGTCGAGGACGTCGGGGTCGCGAAATACTGGAATGCTCTCAAGTCCCCTGTCGTTAATCTGTAATAGTGCATCAGTGCCGAATGCCTCTTTTGCTTCGGCCATCGCAGCATTGCCGGTTTCAAACTCAGTTACGCTTTGCCCATAATAGCTTTCAGCGAGCTTTAAAGCTTCGTCTTTGGAAGGCGCGCAGAACATCTTTCGGTCGGCGACCGCATAAGAGACTCCAACAAGCTTTGACGATTGATCCTTCTTGAGCGCCGGCCCATACCAGACCGGGATCTGGTGG
Above is a genomic segment from Paracoccus aestuarii containing:
- a CDS encoding molybdenum cofactor biosynthesis protein MoaE, with protein sequence MAARLTDLPFDPAHQLAGFGAGAGAVVTFTGLVRDDTGRMAALEIEHYPGMTERAMTDHGMTAAARFRLVDWMILHRHGRIEVGQPIMMVATAARHRRAAFDAADYLMDWLKSRAPFWKREIGRDGQAAWVAAKPEDEDALSRW
- a CDS encoding MoaD/ThiS family protein, whose protein sequence is MTREILYFAWLRERIGLPRETVDSDAATPRALIAELAARSDGHAAAFDDIAALRCALDQVLADLDAPLGDAREVAFFPPMTGG
- the pgsA gene encoding CDP-diacylglycerol--glycerol-3-phosphate 3-phosphatidyltransferase encodes the protein MRWTLPNILTLLRLLAAPGVPLMFLYFQRPWADWAALTLFLLAAVTDWFDGYLARAWKQESRFGAAMDPIADKAMVVIALVVITGYSGMNPWLILPVTVILFREVFVSGLREFLGDKARLLAVTRMAKWKTTLQMVAISVLFLSTGLAFVEHGRPPRVGEAGLIWSGSLAAWATYAGLVLIWAAAVLTAWTGWDYFVKAMPHLRDNRRDA
- a CDS encoding valine--tRNA ligase — translated: MTMDKSFDAQAAEARISAEWERTNAFAAGANARRAETFTVMIPPPNVTGSLHIGHALNNTLQDILVRWHRMRGFDTLWQPGQDHAGIATQMVVERQMAARGEPGRREIGREAFTAKIWDWKRESGDTIINQLKRLGASADWSRNAFTMSGAPGAPAGEEGNFHDAVIRVFVDLYDKGIIYRGKRLVNWDPHFETAISDLEVENREVPGHMWHFKYPLAGGETYEYVERDEDGRVTLRETRDYISIATTRPETMLGDGAVAVHPSDERYAPIVGKLVEIPVGPKEHRRLIPIITDEYPDPDFGSGAVKITGAHDFNDYGVAMRNNIPLYTLMDGKAQMRADGLSYADSAAIATRAAQGEDVGDVSAVNLVPEDLRGLDRLEARKRVIEQVTSEGLAVTYLHKEIEPETGAEHMERRPVVEAKPIMQPFGDRSGVVIEPMLTDQWFVDTKRIVEPALEAVRSGRTRILPDQHRKVYYNWLENIEPWTISRQLWWGHQIPVWYGPALKKDQSSKLVGVSYAVADRKMFCAPSKDEALKLAESYYGQSVTEFETGNAAMAEAKEAFGTDALLQINDRGLESIPVFRDPDVLDTWFSSGLWPIGTLGWPEPTEELKKYFPTDVLVTGFDIIFFWVARMMMMQLEVVGDVPFKTVYVHGLVRDEKGAKMSKSKGNVIDPLTLVDAYGADALRFTLTSMAAMGRDPKLGPKHVEVNRNFVTKIWNATRFAEIYGVRGGGARPQPAHTVNRWIIGETARILMATDEALAGYRFNDAAGGLYAFVWGKVCDWYVEFAKPLFDGEHADETRATMGWVLDQCFAMLHPIMPFVTEELWSLTADRDRMLVHGDWPELGADLIDADADRQMNWVIALIEAVRSARAQMGVPAGAKLDLIVTEADAAARAALAANGPLIERLARVNAPADGTAGKGMIAVSVQGASFALPIGDVIDAAAETARLEKARGKTVKDAEGLRKRLSNPKFVENAEAEVIEETQAKLAALDDDIARLEAALAQLAAM